The proteins below are encoded in one region of bacterium:
- a CDS encoding right-handed parallel beta-helix repeat-containing protein, producing the protein MRKSHLYNSIIFLPLLFLILLLSYCDLFQGDSDDNTDDGLNWITGTSSSVEKETYYVSVSGDDSSDGKSIDRPLKTLAAALRKIKPGGKILILPGTFYESLGMQNFGSKIDTITIAGFNGLPVIDGGNKKTMGIFATDCINLIFQNLLFRNFTDAGLVVSACDGIIIKDVIVKDNGHAVKLIDWEFEGYGIHVENSKHVLIEGVEAYGNGPHPKKTKDILLGTGINTYGNEDIIIRNNSSHHNTGGGLLIEDSYDVLAEGNILYDNDCDASADEWWDAGLWLDGGKNVTLRNNLCYNNLGAGIEVSDEDRQSPTGYVLENNICRNNYFGIFVWNFGTLDWPDQEVIKLSGNQFSDNLRKDVWIVDWME; encoded by the coding sequence TGTGATTTGTTCCAGGGAGATTCCGATGACAATACAGACGATGGACTAAACTGGATCACCGGGACATCATCATCTGTTGAAAAAGAGACATACTATGTCTCTGTAAGCGGAGATGACAGTTCAGACGGGAAAAGTATAGACAGACCGCTAAAGACTCTTGCTGCTGCCTTAAGAAAAATTAAACCTGGCGGAAAAATCTTAATCCTGCCCGGAACATTTTATGAAAGCCTCGGTATGCAGAATTTTGGCAGCAAAATTGATACAATTACAATTGCAGGGTTCAATGGACTGCCTGTTATAGATGGCGGAAATAAAAAGACCATGGGTATTTTTGCAACAGATTGCATAAATCTGATTTTTCAGAACCTCCTGTTCCGGAATTTTACCGATGCGGGACTGGTTGTATCTGCATGTGACGGCATTATAATAAAGGATGTTATTGTAAAGGATAACGGACATGCAGTAAAGTTGATTGATTGGGAATTTGAAGGATACGGAATTCATGTGGAAAATTCAAAACATGTGCTGATAGAAGGAGTCGAAGCGTATGGAAACGGTCCTCATCCGAAAAAGACAAAAGATATTTTACTTGGCACAGGGATAAATACATACGGAAATGAGGATATAATCATACGAAATAATTCAAGTCATCACAATACTGGCGGAGGTTTGTTGATTGAAGACAGTTATGACGTTTTGGCGGAAGGCAATATTCTATACGATAATGACTGTGATGCCAGCGCGGATGAATGGTGGGATGCAGGTTTATGGTTAGACGGCGGTAAAAACGTGACACTAAGGAACAATCTCTGCTATAATAATCTTGGCGCAGGTATTGAGGTCAGTGACGAAGACCGGCAGTCTCCCACAGGATATGTTCTGGAAAACAATATTTGCAGAAATAACTATTTTGGTATATTTGTCTGGAATTTTGGTACGTTGGACTGGCCGGATCAAGAGGTGATTAAACTGTCAGGGAATCAGTTTTCAGATAATTTACGGAAAGATGTATGGATAGTGGACTGGATGGAATAG
- the typA gene encoding translational GTPase TypA, which translates to MRKKNIRNIAIIAHVDHGKTTLVDGMLKQSGIYRDNETITERVMDSMDLERERGITIMAKNTAVRYGSIKINIVDTPGHADFGGEVERSLNLVDGAILLVDASEGPLPQTRFVVKKALDKKLPIILVINKIDRSDQRIEEVINEVYDLFIDLDASEDQIDFPVLYTNAKAGIAHLKHGDDSENLKPLFETIISKIPGPETDDEAIPQFLVTNLSYDSYVGQIAVGRLFNGTLELGKQYSHCTKKEVVKGVKFSALYTFENLKRKDTQKAEAGDIIALAGVDNIEIGDTISDLENPKPLERIHIDEPTLSMIFYVNKSPFAGTEGQFLTSRHIRERLYRETLGNMAINVEDTERHDAFEVFGRGELQMAVLIETMRREGYEFAVSKPKVVTKIIDDKKCEPVEHVFIDVPEVYVGVITEKLAVRKGRMINMVNHGHGRYDLEFLIPARGLIGFRSQFLTDTKGSGIMNSILNGYEPWFGPIPQRTTGALVADRVGRVTNYARLAMVDRGTLFVKTGTQVYEGMIIGERNRTADLYVNITKEKKLTNMRSSTSEATVTLRPPTMLSLDQAIEFIAEDELVEVTPQNIRLAKMIRERKKRGPKI; encoded by the coding sequence ATGAGAAAAAAGAATATTCGTAATATAGCGATAATTGCACATGTGGATCACGGAAAAACCACACTTGTTGACGGAATGTTAAAACAGAGCGGCATATACCGTGACAATGAGACAATTACCGAACGGGTTATGGATTCCATGGATCTTGAACGTGAGAGAGGTATCACAATTATGGCTAAAAATACTGCTGTGCGGTATGGCAGTATTAAGATTAACATTGTTGACACACCTGGCCATGCGGACTTTGGCGGAGAAGTTGAACGGAGCCTCAATCTCGTTGACGGAGCAATACTCCTTGTTGATGCCAGCGAGGGCCCTCTGCCTCAAACACGTTTTGTTGTTAAAAAAGCTCTTGATAAAAAACTGCCGATCATTCTTGTAATTAACAAAATTGACCGCTCAGACCAGCGTATTGAAGAAGTAATTAATGAAGTTTATGACTTGTTTATTGATTTGGATGCTTCTGAAGATCAGATAGATTTTCCTGTTCTATACACCAATGCCAAGGCGGGAATAGCACATTTAAAGCACGGAGATGATTCAGAAAACCTCAAGCCGCTGTTTGAAACCATTATCAGTAAAATCCCCGGTCCGGAGACGGATGATGAGGCGATTCCCCAATTTCTTGTCACAAACCTGTCTTATGATTCATATGTGGGCCAGATTGCAGTAGGCCGTCTTTTTAATGGTACTCTGGAACTGGGTAAGCAGTACAGCCATTGTACAAAAAAGGAAGTAGTGAAAGGTGTCAAATTTTCAGCTCTCTATACTTTTGAAAATCTCAAACGCAAGGACACACAAAAAGCTGAAGCCGGTGATATTATTGCTCTTGCAGGTGTTGATAATATTGAAATCGGTGATACTATCAGCGACCTGGAGAATCCAAAGCCTTTGGAGCGCATTCATATAGACGAACCTACACTCTCAATGATTTTTTATGTTAATAAAAGCCCTTTTGCCGGAACCGAAGGCCAATTCCTGACCTCACGCCATATCAGAGAAAGACTGTACAGAGAGACACTTGGAAATATGGCCATAAATGTAGAAGATACTGAACGCCATGATGCATTTGAGGTTTTCGGCAGAGGCGAACTTCAGATGGCTGTACTTATTGAGACAATGCGGCGTGAAGGATATGAATTTGCAGTATCAAAGCCCAAGGTCGTTACAAAAATAATTGACGATAAAAAATGCGAACCTGTAGAACATGTGTTTATTGATGTTCCTGAAGTTTATGTGGGTGTAATAACTGAAAAACTCGCCGTACGTAAAGGCCGTATGATTAACATGGTTAACCACGGCCACGGCCGTTATGATCTTGAGTTCCTGATCCCCGCAAGAGGGCTCATAGGCTTCCGCAGCCAATTTCTAACAGACACCAAAGGTTCCGGTATAATGAATTCAATTCTTAACGGTTACGAACCCTGGTTCGGGCCAATACCGCAACGAACAACAGGCGCTCTTGTTGCTGACAGAGTAGGCCGTGTAACTAATTACGCCAGGTTGGCAATGGTAGACAGAGGCACCCTGTTTGTAAAAACAGGAACGCAAGTCTACGAGGGAATGATTATAGGCGAACGAAACCGCACTGCAGACCTGTACGTTAATATAACAAAAGAGAAAAAACTGACCAACATGCGCAGTTCAACTTCTGAAGCCACAGTAACATTAAGGCCTCCTACTATGCTGTCCCTTGATCAGGCAATTGAATTCATTGCAGAAGATGAGCTTGTAGAAGTTACACCGCAGAATATAAGGCTTGCAAAAATGATTCGGGAAAGAAAAAAACGAGGGCCAAAAATATAA
- a CDS encoding glycosyltransferase family 39 protein, with protein MTKFIQDKKNSIILFIFIFLGIILRFKGLTFQSYWLDELYSATVSNPDKTLLSVWKELVNVGVHPPLYQLILYGWYKIFGFSEFSGRSLSTFIGSLGVICMYFLGKEIYNKKVGLYSLIIASTNVFLIYFSQEVRSYSLLFLLTVLSFIYFFKFIKKFKRKYISLYLLITILMIYTHYFGFYVLIAQFFIYTLYWVKLKEKQKYLIVVAGIALLAIIISLLPLRKNLLRNLSRKSFWIICPPPAFVVYYIKYYFRNVYLIIVYFYVSLISLFSLFNKRDKTDFKFKTIILLIWIGSGYILPYLESVISVPILTVRNTIIVVPAIIVFLAFGVYLIGTKKQGEIIVAIIVFLSIFQLYYMGYYNKINKEQWREVFVDANKINNKIPMFDIVFNGYGYSTYADMLGMDFHIYSIDSLQSDYNSGFLPDSFWVLDAHGDNIAQSELLKNKGLRQVYKISHYEACGVLYSYTPEDDKKNNLKK; from the coding sequence ATGACAAAATTTATACAAGATAAAAAAAATAGTATAATTCTATTTATTTTTATATTTCTTGGTATTATTCTAAGATTTAAAGGTCTGACTTTTCAAAGTTACTGGTTAGATGAGTTGTATAGTGCAACTGTAAGTAATCCGGATAAAACATTATTAAGTGTGTGGAAGGAACTAGTTAACGTTGGAGTGCATCCACCGTTATATCAATTGATACTTTATGGCTGGTATAAAATTTTTGGATTTTCCGAATTTTCAGGAAGGAGTTTGTCCACTTTTATTGGTTCATTAGGTGTTATTTGTATGTATTTTTTGGGAAAAGAAATCTATAATAAGAAAGTGGGTTTATATTCATTAATTATTGCCTCAACGAATGTATTTTTAATCTATTTTTCTCAGGAAGTAAGATCTTATAGTTTATTGTTTTTGCTAACGGTTTTATCTTTTATATATTTCTTTAAATTTATCAAAAAATTTAAGAGAAAGTATATTTCATTATATTTATTAATTACTATTTTAATGATTTATACGCACTATTTTGGGTTTTATGTTTTAATTGCGCAGTTTTTTATTTATACACTTTATTGGGTTAAATTAAAAGAAAAACAAAAATACTTAATTGTAGTTGCTGGAATTGCATTATTAGCAATTATTATTTCTTTGCTTCCACTAAGAAAGAATTTACTTAGAAATTTATCAAGAAAGAGTTTTTGGATTATTTGTCCTCCCCCTGCCTTTGTTGTGTATTATATAAAGTATTATTTTAGAAATGTTTATTTAATTATAGTTTATTTTTATGTTTCATTAATTAGTCTCTTTTCCCTGTTTAATAAACGTGATAAAACAGATTTTAAATTTAAAACAATAATACTTTTAATCTGGATTGGGAGCGGGTATATTTTGCCCTATTTAGAGAGCGTCATATCAGTCCCTATCCTGACAGTAAGAAACACCATTATTGTCGTTCCAGCAATCATAGTGTTCCTTGCATTTGGAGTTTATTTAATTGGAACAAAAAAACAAGGCGAAATAATAGTTGCAATAATCGTTTTTTTATCAATATTCCAATTATATTATATGGGCTATTATAATAAGATAAACAAGGAGCAATGGCGTGAAGTTTTTGTAGATGCCAATAAAATTAATAACAAAATACCCATGTTTGATATTGTTTTCAACGGGTATGGGTATAGTACTTATGCAGATATGTTGGGTATGGATTTTCATATATATAGTATTGACAGCCTGCAGTCGGATTACAACAGCGGTTTTTTACCTGACTCTTTCTGGGTGCTTGATGCACATGGAGATAATATAGCACAATCTGAGTTACTGAAAAATAAGGGTCTGCGGCAGGTTTATAAAATAAGCCATTATGAGGCATGCGGTGTATTGTATTCCTATACTCCGGAAGACGATAAAAAGAATAACCTAAAGAAGTAG
- a CDS encoding HAD-IB family hydrolase, with the protein MTDIAFFDFDGTVTGKDSFPDFIKYSVGKKNYYSGLILLTPVLAAYKLKIIPNFIAKEKLIAYFFKNWEIDYLQNIANQYSINEIDKIVNSRAIEKIKWHKQKNHKVVIVSASLECYLKAWCSKNDIDLISTMLEVKKNRITGKLAGKNCYGNEKLNRIKEKYNLSEYNSIYVYGDSKGDKQMLDIADKKYFRAF; encoded by the coding sequence ATGACAGATATAGCATTTTTTGATTTTGATGGTACTGTAACGGGGAAAGATAGTTTCCCTGATTTTATAAAGTATTCAGTTGGCAAAAAGAATTATTATTCAGGTTTAATTTTATTGACTCCTGTGCTTGCAGCATATAAGCTGAAAATAATCCCGAATTTTATTGCAAAAGAAAAATTGATTGCCTATTTTTTTAAAAATTGGGAAATAGATTATTTACAGAACATAGCCAATCAATATTCAATAAATGAAATAGATAAAATTGTAAATAGCAGGGCGATAGAAAAAATTAAGTGGCATAAGCAGAAAAATCATAAAGTTGTGATTGTTTCTGCTTCGTTGGAGTGTTATTTAAAAGCATGGTGCAGCAAGAACGATATTGATCTTATTTCAACTATGCTTGAAGTAAAAAAAAACAGAATAACAGGGAAGCTTGCTGGTAAAAATTGCTATGGTAATGAAAAATTGAATAGAATTAAGGAAAAATATAATCTTTCCGAATATAACAGTATTTATGTATATGGTGACAGTAAAGGCGATAAGCAAATGTTAGATATTGCAGATAAAAAATATTTTAGGGCGTTTTAA
- a CDS encoding SDR family oxidoreductase, with translation MSYILIVGAKSDIAKAVARTYASNGYNLYLAARNVHELEPFSKDIKIRWQVNVKLIEFDVLKYGALSGFYEGLPEKPEGVISAVGYLGDQGKSQENFDEVRTIIGTNFTGIVGLFNIIANDFEKRQKGFIVGISSVAGDRGRKSNYTYGSAKAGFTAYLSGLRNRLCEANVQVLTVKPGFVNTKMTAGMDLPAAITAEPLDVAKDIFRAQQKGANILYTKWLWKWIMFVIKLIPESQFKKMNI, from the coding sequence ATGAGCTATATATTAATAGTTGGTGCTAAGAGTGATATTGCAAAAGCAGTTGCACGCACATATGCCAGTAATGGATACAATCTATATCTTGCTGCCCGAAATGTGCATGAGCTGGAACCATTTTCAAAAGATATAAAAATACGATGGCAGGTTAATGTTAAGCTAATTGAATTTGATGTGCTGAAATATGGTGCTTTATCCGGTTTTTATGAGGGCTTGCCTGAAAAGCCCGAAGGGGTAATTTCTGCAGTCGGATATCTTGGTGACCAGGGAAAATCCCAGGAAAATTTTGATGAAGTCCGTACTATTATTGGCACTAATTTTACGGGTATTGTCGGGCTTTTTAATATTATTGCCAATGATTTTGAAAAACGGCAAAAAGGGTTCATTGTCGGTATAAGTTCTGTTGCAGGTGACAGAGGCAGGAAAAGCAATTATACATATGGTTCTGCTAAGGCAGGTTTTACTGCATATTTATCAGGGCTTCGAAACAGGCTCTGTGAAGCGAATGTTCAGGTACTTACAGTAAAACCCGGATTTGTTAACACAAAGATGACTGCAGGAATGGATTTGCCAGCGGCCATTACAGCTGAACCTTTAGATGTTGCAAAGGATATTTTCCGGGCACAGCAAAAAGGTGCAAACATTCTATATACTAAATGGCTTTGGAAGTGGATAATGTTTGTTATTAAGTTAATTCCTGAGTCCCAATTTAAGAAAATGAACATTTAG